The window GTTGGTCCCGCCAAGGGCAAAAAGGCCAACAAACGTTACAATGTCTATCGTAACAATGTCATTGTTGGACTGACCGAATCCTTGATGGCGGCCTATCCGGTGGTCAATGAATTGGTAGGCGAGGAATTCTTCCGCGCCATGACGCCTGTCTATGTGCGCCATACACCACCCATTTGTGCTATGCTGGCAGAATATGGCAAGGATTACCCCGATTTTCTACAAGGTTTCGAGCCGGTTCAAGATGTACCCTATCTGCCCGACATCGCAAGACTGGAGCAGGCCTGGTTGCAAAGCTATCATTCTGCGGATGCAACACCGATGGATCCGGTTGCGCTGCAAACCGTTCCTCAAGAGCGCTTGGGCGATGTGGTCTTCAAATTCCATCCAGCCTGTCGTCTGGTCAAATCCGATTATCCGATCCATTCCATATGGGCAGCTCACAAGACAGATGATCCAGGCACCCATATGGCGGATATCATGGTAAAGCCAGAAAATGTGCTGATCACACGTCCAGCTTTGGATATTATTGTCATCGCCTTACCTGAGGGTGGTGGAGCTTTCATTGAAGCCTTGATGTCAGGCAACAGTCTGTCAGTAGCAGCAGAACATGCTTCCGAAACCAATGAGAATTTCGATTTGGCCCAGAATTTGGGGGGCCTATTGGAAACCGGTGCCCTTCATAGTCTTGAACTAGCCAGTTAGAACCAATTACCCAACATCTTGATTTGAAAGACCGAATAAAAATGACGCTGATAAATCAATTGCAGAATCTGCACTCTCGCATTTTTCAAGCTGTTGAGTCCGCTCTCAATGGTTGGTTTCTGGGCCTTGTTGCACGCCTCGTCTTTGCCAGCGTGCTGTTTTTCCTCTTCTTCAATGCTGGTATCAGCAAATTGGGTGAAGGCATCTTCGGTCTCTTTTCACCCGATGCGGGGGCCTATGCCCAGATCATTCCGCATATCGCCGAAGCAGTGGTGTATGACACGTCCAAGATCGCCTTCTTTCCTTGGACCATCATTGTTATCGCTGGTACCATTGCCGAGATCGTCTTGCCAATCACGATTGTGGCAGGCCTTTTTACGCGCCTGTCCAGCCTTGCTTTCATCGGTGTGATTGCTGTCATGACTTTTGTCGACATCAATTTGCATGGCGTCGGAACCGAGACCATCGGCGCATTCTTCGATCAGCAACATAATGCCGAGATCGCCGACCAACGTCTGCTTTGGATCTTCCCACTGCTCTATCTGATCATCAAAGGGCCTGGTAAAATCTCCATCGATTATCTCCTGTCCAAGGTCTGGTCGGATCGCAATACACAGGATTGATAGTCGGACACATCAATGACTTGCCTTATGAGATTGAGGAAGAGATAGTGAGCCACCTACCTCGATCTCATAAGGTCATACCCAATGTTTTTTGCCAGTGACAACTGGGCTGGTGCTTCCCAGCCGATCATGGATGCTCTTGCCCGCCACAATGATGGCTATAGCCCCGCCTATGGGGGCGATCCACTCACAGACCAGATCACCCAAAAATTCCGCGATATATTTGAGACCGACTGTGATGTCTGGATGGTTGCTACAGGCACGGCGGCAAACGCATTATCCCTGTCTTGCGCTACAGGACCCGGTGGTGCCGTCTTCTGTCACAAGGAAGCCCATATCCGCGTTGATGAATGCGGCGCTCCAGAGTTTCTCTCCTCCGGCGCACGCATGTGGGGGCTGGAAGGCCGCCATTGCAAGCTGACACCAGACAGTATCAAGAACGGCTTCGAAGAGATTCCGCAAGGCGTCGTCCATCACGGCATGGCAAATGCCATTTCTCTTTCCCAGGCAACAGAAGCTGGCACAGCCTACTCAGTCAAGGAAATCGAGGCAATGTCCGACTTGGCCAAAAGCCGCGAGCTGGCATTGCATATGGATGGTGCTCGCTTTGCCAATGCGCTTGTCTCTCTTGACTGTACTCCTGCCGAAATGACCTGGAAAGCAGGTGTTGACATGCTCTCCTTTGGCGCGACCAAAAATGGTGCCTGGGCCGCAGAAGCTGTTGTTTTCTTCAACAAGCAACTGGGCAAGAACTTTGAATATCGTCGCAAACGCGCAGGTCATCTCTTCTCCAAGATGCGTTTTGCAGCCGCTCAATTTGATGGATATTTCAAAGATGATCACTGGCTGGCAAACGCCCGCCATGCCAACACCATGGCGTCAAACCTCATCGCGGGAATCCAGAAAAGCAAAAAGGCACAATTGGCTTGGGATAGCCAATCAAATGAGGTCTTCGTCTATCTGCCAACAGATCTGGCCGCAAAGCTTGAGACCGCCGGTGCCGCATTCCACGAATGGCCAGAGAACACTCTGGCAGAAGAGGATAAGCCGCAAGACGGATTTGGGCTCTATCGTCTCGTCTGCTCCTATCGCACGACAGACCAGGATGTCGATCAGTTCCTTGATTTCCTGAAGGACTGATCGGTTTGTTCAAGAAGTAAAAATGCAAAAACCGAGCTCGCAAACAGCAAGCTCGGTTTTTCGTGGCTCCATCGTTCAAGTTTATTGCGCCAGAAGCTCGGCAGGCTCTTTGTCAACAATCTTGATCCATTTGTCATTGGCCTGAGGAATGAATTGAGCAGTCTTGCCTTCCCATTCTTTCTGAATGTCCTGCGAGATATTCAAATAGAGCTTGTTCTTGACGATTTTCCAAAGATTCGGATCACCATCAAACTTGAAGCCCATTGCTGCACCAAAGGCACAATAGCCACCATATTGCGGCAGATAGGCAC is drawn from Cohaesibacter gelatinilyticus and contains these coding sequences:
- a CDS encoding DoxX family protein, which codes for MTLINQLQNLHSRIFQAVESALNGWFLGLVARLVFASVLFFLFFNAGISKLGEGIFGLFSPDAGAYAQIIPHIAEAVVYDTSKIAFFPWTIIVIAGTIAEIVLPITIVAGLFTRLSSLAFIGVIAVMTFVDINLHGVGTETIGAFFDQQHNAEIADQRLLWIFPLLYLIIKGPGKISIDYLLSKVWSDRNTQD
- a CDS encoding threonine aldolase family protein, producing MFFASDNWAGASQPIMDALARHNDGYSPAYGGDPLTDQITQKFRDIFETDCDVWMVATGTAANALSLSCATGPGGAVFCHKEAHIRVDECGAPEFLSSGARMWGLEGRHCKLTPDSIKNGFEEIPQGVVHHGMANAISLSQATEAGTAYSVKEIEAMSDLAKSRELALHMDGARFANALVSLDCTPAEMTWKAGVDMLSFGATKNGAWAAEAVVFFNKQLGKNFEYRRKRAGHLFSKMRFAAAQFDGYFKDDHWLANARHANTMASNLIAGIQKSKKAQLAWDSQSNEVFVYLPTDLAAKLETAGAAFHEWPENTLAEEDKPQDGFGLYRLVCSYRTTDQDVDQFLDFLKD
- a CDS encoding DNA-binding domain-containing protein; protein product: MQDNVDNASRLPELPPLIVDQAVFSKGLLEAEMPTPADVVGPAKGKKANKRYNVYRNNVIVGLTESLMAAYPVVNELVGEEFFRAMTPVYVRHTPPICAMLAEYGKDYPDFLQGFEPVQDVPYLPDIARLEQAWLQSYHSADATPMDPVALQTVPQERLGDVVFKFHPACRLVKSDYPIHSIWAAHKTDDPGTHMADIMVKPENVLITRPALDIIVIALPEGGGAFIEALMSGNSLSVAAEHASETNENFDLAQNLGGLLETGALHSLELAS